A genomic region of Methylobacterium durans contains the following coding sequences:
- the panE gene encoding 2-dehydropantoate 2-reductase — protein sequence MRVLVVGAGATGGYYGARLAEAGRDVTFLVRPARAEKLRAEGLSVRSPLGDAHIPAPAAITADALAAGKGGRFDLVLLSCKAYDLEGAIRDVAPAVGPDTNVLPILNGLRHLDALDARFGSERILGGSCSIVATLGGAGEIRHMSEFCTLTYGERDGTRSARVEAIDALMQGARFQPKLSAAILLEMWEKWVFLATLAGSTCLMRGSIGDIVGAPRGRDFVEGLYAECVAVAAAAGFEPRAKVAAQARSMLTQEGSPVTASMLRDIEGGGRIEADHIVGDLIERGRTADLDAARPHLERAYTHLKTYEGRRTREAS from the coding sequence ATGCGGGTGCTCGTGGTGGGAGCGGGGGCGACCGGCGGCTATTACGGGGCACGTCTTGCCGAGGCGGGGCGCGACGTCACGTTCCTCGTGCGCCCGGCTCGGGCGGAGAAGCTCCGGGCCGAGGGCCTGTCCGTGCGGAGCCCACTCGGCGACGCGCACATCCCCGCGCCCGCCGCGATCACGGCCGACGCGTTAGCTGCGGGGAAGGGGGGCCGCTTCGACCTCGTGCTGCTCTCCTGCAAGGCCTACGATCTTGAAGGCGCGATCCGCGACGTCGCGCCCGCTGTCGGACCGGACACGAACGTGCTGCCGATCCTCAACGGCCTGCGCCACCTCGACGCGCTCGATGCGCGCTTCGGCTCCGAGAGGATTCTCGGCGGCTCCTGCTCGATCGTGGCGACGCTGGGCGGTGCGGGCGAGATCCGGCACATGAGCGAGTTCTGCACGCTGACCTACGGCGAGCGCGACGGTACGCGCTCGGCGCGCGTCGAGGCGATCGACGCGCTGATGCAGGGCGCGCGCTTCCAGCCGAAGCTCAGCGCGGCGATCCTGCTCGAGATGTGGGAGAAGTGGGTCTTTCTCGCGACGCTGGCCGGCAGCACCTGCCTGATGCGCGGCAGCATCGGAGACATCGTCGGCGCGCCGCGCGGGCGAGACTTCGTCGAAGGGCTCTACGCGGAATGCGTCGCGGTCGCTGCGGCCGCCGGCTTCGAGCCGCGGGCCAAGGTTGCGGCCCAGGCGCGCTCCATGCTCACGCAGGAGGGCTCGCCTGTCACCGCCTCGATGCTGCGCGACATCGAGGGCGGTGGCCGGATCGAGGCCGACCACATCGTGGGCGACCTGATCGAACGGGGCCGGACCGCCGACCTGG
- a CDS encoding MAPEG family protein, giving the protein MTVQAILAPVFVQVLLVFILIGVMGRRRFAEIGAGRVRIGDIALGERAWPPKVQAAANAFSNQFEIPVLFLALVPLALYTRKADLIFVVLAWIFVLSRCVHAYVFITANHVPSRFRAYMAGVVVLGAMWLIFAWRILFAPLGP; this is encoded by the coding sequence ATGACCGTCCAAGCCATTCTCGCGCCCGTCTTCGTGCAGGTGCTGCTCGTCTTCATCCTCATCGGCGTGATGGGGCGGCGGCGCTTCGCCGAGATCGGGGCGGGGCGCGTGCGGATCGGCGACATCGCGCTGGGCGAGCGCGCCTGGCCGCCGAAGGTGCAGGCCGCTGCCAACGCCTTCTCGAACCAGTTCGAGATCCCGGTCCTGTTCCTCGCCCTCGTGCCGCTGGCGCTCTACACCCGCAAGGCCGACCTCATCTTCGTCGTGCTGGCCTGGATCTTCGTGCTGTCGCGCTGCGTGCACGCCTACGTCTTCATCACCGCGAACCACGTGCCGAGCCGCTTCCGGGCCTACATGGCGGGCGTCGTCGTCCTCGGCGCGATGTGGCTCATCTTCGCCTGGCGCATCCTCTTCGCGCCGCTCGGGCCCTGA